Part of the Nothobranchius furzeri strain GRZ-AD chromosome 2, NfurGRZ-RIMD1, whole genome shotgun sequence genome, CTGGTTGAaaatgaaaagcaatgtctgactttcattggttaaatttgaTGAAATTGTTATTCATCATTATTttagtcagattcaagttatttctgttttactttcattgaccaaagggtaccaacaattttgtccataTCTGTATTAGGTGAAGGGAACCGGAAGCCAGACAATCTGtgtgcttttgttttgttttcttgaaaaatttaaaaaagaaacaatTTTCTCTTTATGTAATCCTCACATGTttcttttatatttaaaatgtcaTTTTTCTGTTGTTAAATAGTATAATTTAAAATGCTTGGTTATCCAAACTGGATAGTAAAGTCACTGCAATTATTCAGAGAAGcagtaaaaaatgttaaaacataCGTCCAGTGGggaaaaaatgtattaatatgtcAGCTGTAAAATCATTGTTGAACtttttatttgcaattttaaaagaCAGAGCaggcttctcctccatgttttcaTGTTGTCATAAACCAACGTTTTGGGAGCTATGGTACAATGAATGTATCATAACCCTGTGCAAGGAGGGGGTACCCGACGTGTTTGTACATAACTGTCATGGTGtgtgggtggagatggtggaccaagtgtggtggggggttcaggaggcagaagagcaggcacggataaagtaaaaatgggtttaataacaacgggagcgacaggacaaaacgagacatgcacatacaatgatccgacataggacaggagcaaaacaggtggtataaatacacaaggctaattaggaaaacatgggcaggttaacgagggacaggtgagaacaatacggactaatcagggcaggagagagacagtcaggagggcaggggcagatcgtgacagtacccccccccccccacacccacccaccttaaggggtggataccagacgcccacaaggccacacaacacaggagactgggaacacttgggacaggaacacttgactcgggacgcGAACACTTGACTctggacagggactcgaagactcgacTGGAACAGACTCGAAGACTCGACTGGAACAGACTCGAAGACTCGACTGGAACAGACTCGAAGACTCGACTGGAACAGACTCGAAGACTCGACTGGAACAGACTCGAAGGCTTGACTGGAACAgactcaaagacttgactggaacagacaacaaactgcagcagcaggcgtgggacccagcaggaactgcagcagcaggcataggacccagcaggaactgcagcgtgAAGGGCCTGCAGGCATAGAccatgcaggcgtggaccaggaagtgggacgaaacagcaggagcgacgcgaggaagcCCAGTTCGGCGGCAGATACTCGACATATGGtcggagcaggtgcacatcacaatcagctgggtccatcggcggaggctcgggtgaagggaagcagggaaggagcaggaagACCGGCCCTGCCACTCAGAAGAACGCTGGCGTGCGCAGGGGGTTTCACCTCcatcaaaactccaggatccgcagcttccgtgaagaacaggacggggcaaaacagcaggagaggagaaaagaccttgaccaccccggaaactggtaggatgcgccaggatcacctcagagggctcgaccaccccgagaacaggtagggtgTGCCGAGAAACACAACTCCAGGCCGGAATCTCCCTCAGCTGAaatgggagagagaaaaaaaatcctcCGGAACAGAAAGGCAGGCTCACCAcgggtccaggtttggtcggatcattctgtcatggtgtgtgggtggagatggtggaccaagtgtggtggggggttcaggaggcagaagagcaggcacggataaagtaaaaatgggtttaataacaacgggagcgacaggacaaaacgagacatgcacatacaatgatccggcataggacaggagcaaaacaggtggtataaatacacaaggctaattagaaaaacatgggcaggttaacgagggacaggtgagaacaatacggactaatcagggcaggagagagacagtcaggagggcaggggcagatcgtgacaataaCAGAGTGAGTCTGATCAAGTGTCCATTAATGTTGAGCAGCTAGAGAGACGGTGTTAATAAACAGAAGTAGCCAATCAAATTATGCCTCATTTTGTTGTAAATGATTACAACATGGTTCTACATTTGTGTAACGGCGTATAATTGTCTGCTTCTGTAGCTTAAAAGCATTGAAAGCATCAAAAGTGTGATTTCATGGTATACATTTAAAATTTGCAATGAATTAGCAATTAATCATGAGTTTACTATAAAACTCTGCAATTATTCACAATTTAAAAGTTTGGGCTCCAACTGTTACATTATTTAatgttttctttcatcttttatccTGTCCAGAAGTTCCACAGCACCATGTCTGGGAAAAGGAggaggttctgactgaccagcagctctctaACCAGACAATCACCTCTAGTTTGGACCAGAAGGAACCAGAGTCTCCTCTGATCAAAGAGGAACAGCAGGAACTCTGTATCCATCAGCATGAAGGGCGGTTCATGATGATTTCTCCTTCTGAAGAACCTGAATTCTGTCAACCAGAACCAAACAGGAACCAACCCTTGTGTCAGAGTTCTACTGAAGTTGAGAACCAAGATCAGGATGGATGCATGGGTGAAAACTCTGAATCAAACAGCAATGAGGACCAGACACAAAGTAAAAGTCAACAAACCAAAGATCACAGAGACGGTGtagataataaaatgaaaacgCACAAGAGGGCTCGCAGGGAAGAGAAATCATTTTTGTGTAAATTCTGTGGGAAATCTTTCACTTACAAGTGTTTATTAACaattcacatgagaactcactcaggtgagaaaccatttagatgtgaaacttgtggtaaataTTTCTCTCAGAATAATAATTTGACtagtcacatgagaactcacaaaaGTGAGAAACCATATTCATGTGAGTCTTGTGGTAAAAGTTTTACTGCCCGTAGTAACTTGACTAAACACAAGAGAATTCATTCAGGTGAGAAACCATTTAGCTGCGAAACTTGTGGTAAAAGTTTTACTGACAGTAGTACCTTGACTAAACACattagaactcacacaggtgagaaaccatattcatgtaaaacttgtggtagatGTTTCTCTAGGAGTAATCACTTGACGAGTCACATGAAAACTCAACACAGATGAGAAGCATTTTCCATGGTTGATCTGTAAACCACAACTCAACCCCCTAACCACCACCAGCACTTCTACTGCACGTattacgctctttttactggtctcagcaaaaccttcctctcacgccttcaagccatccaaaatgcagcagccagactcctaaccaaatccagcagacgagctcacatcactccaggtttacagtccctccactggctcccggtagaatatagaatacagtttttttagtcctgacctatagagctcttaacaaccaggctccaagctacctatctgagcttttatccccacacaccacctctcggaaccttagatccacatctgaaaacctcctggctgttcctcgaaccagactgaaaaccaaaggggacagggcctttcagactattgcacccagactttggaacagtctaccttcaaatctccgtttctctaacactgtagaggtctttaaaaatcacctaaaaactcaccttttcatccaggcgttccctccctaaatgtttcaaaaagatggctttgttcgggttcacaccttcactttgtttatactcatgattttattttctacgtttatcactgctattgtttttctgatgtttttgttggttagaggtatttgccctgatctttatcgtgTTGtagagcgctttgtgatttatatctgtgaaaggcgctctataaataaacttttacttactcacTTATTACGGTAGTTTGTCAGTGTGTTTTAGTTCTGAACAACTCAGTAAGGTAAATAAAACGATTGACTTATTTACTTCACACATACTGTACacagtaatattgagttgttggtaattggaaaaagtagcttgagatatatttagagccgactatttgcATCTAATTCACAGTTAGCATTGTTGGCTCGATGttggcctctagcctgcttcctattagagtaaaacaagaaGATGctctggcttcttaggggtaccagaaataacttctgggccacTCCGTTGCataggctttggttctttaaacaactctggatctATTTGCCcgctggtgtcgaattacaaatgcctgcTCGCTGTCGATCTCACAATGTCTCACAGAAGTCTTTCAATTAcgccaaacgttcagatcaatccaAATATCCCCATACAGTTTGGAAACATTAAGTACCTAGGCATCAATATTTCTACCAGGCTTCAAGATTTAGCACAATAAAACCACTACCACCTGCTCTAAACAGTACAAGATGGACGAATTCCCTCACATCACTTATGAGAAGTGTTGttgcttttaaaaatgtttttccttAGAATAAATTATATATTTTCAATGGTATCTAATAAACCACAAGTATGGCTCAATCTTTTATACTCAAGTGTCAACAAATTCTAAACCACCACGTATAAGTTTCAAATCCTTACCAAAGGCAAAAGTCTGGTAGGTTAGAACTTCCCCATTTTTTCCACTATTACCTAACTCACAGACTTAAGTATATCCTTAAAAAAGGTTGGGAATCACTGCTTTATAACTCATGGTTGGGCATAGAACAAACAAAATTTGACGAAATCTATGTTAAAGATATTTCGTTTATCAGCCGTAAAATTGAGAAAACATAGTAGTTTTCAAAATGTGAATATTAATATTATATAAGCCCATATCCACCTGGAGTTCCTGGCAAGGCTCCGAGGATC contains:
- the LOC107376843 gene encoding uncharacterized protein yields the protein MSSAQSLREFIRERLTAAAAEIFSEFEQTIVRYEEEIDRQRRLLEISWKPQINLHRIELPLHDVSKDEEVQTDQQLWNQERTSSLDQEQPEPPQMKVEQDESEPLQVLEQEELCMSQDEEQFVLKQKTATYLVTPADEDRDHRGPEPDRHELLLSPFPDAEIRAAAPPGSTEVPQHHVWEKEEVLTDQQLSNQTITSSLDQKEPESPLIKEEQQELCIHQHEGRFMMISPSEEPEFCQPEPNRNQPLCQSSTEVENQDQDGCMGENSESNSNEDQTQSKSQQTKDHRDGVDNKMKTHKRARREEKSFLCKFCGKSFTYKCLLTIHMRTHSGEKPFRCETCGKYFSQNNNLTSHMRTHKSEKPYSCESCGKSFTARSNLTKHKRIHSGEKPFSCETCGKSFTDSSTLTKHIRTHTGEKPYSCKTCGRCFSRSNHLTSHMKTQHR